In Wenyingzhuangia fucanilytica, the following are encoded in one genomic region:
- a CDS encoding HNH endonuclease, producing the protein MLFNYTYITHDIEKLQEYLDFLFTDVWLFAEGDFDAEKLKKNQELYDIYLELDKVDFDPENAKKNEKGKSAYFFNSSIEKIYKAFADINDDTFKLELIDYYSNNNNIEEICKNPKLPVLTYDDLKFKEANLHKELKAFYGNLYGSGSPFNLADFGSLKTKLLPTHYKEFFSSNKRGKCPFCGIRDLKGIHHTKKEAYDHYIPKGNYPFNSINLKNLAPMCNDCNSSYKGTKSIIGTTTNRNKAFYPYANSHPAITDFKITIDLKSNNIQNIEPNDLVLKIECAEYDEEIEAWKRVFGIDERYKALICNESEGNVWFNMIVDGYNNAIAQGYSGSKKDFLNMKLFDTKHTPLSSYGFIKSVFLEKCDELGLF; encoded by the coding sequence TTGTTATTTAATTACACCTACATAACACACGATATTGAAAAACTACAAGAGTATTTAGATTTTCTATTTACTGATGTTTGGCTCTTTGCCGAAGGTGATTTTGATGCTGAAAAATTAAAAAAGAATCAAGAATTATACGACATCTATTTGGAATTGGACAAAGTAGATTTTGACCCTGAAAACGCCAAAAAAAATGAAAAAGGCAAATCTGCATATTTTTTTAATAGTTCTATTGAAAAGATATATAAAGCATTTGCCGATATAAATGACGATACTTTTAAGTTAGAACTAATAGACTACTATTCCAACAATAATAATATTGAAGAAATATGTAAAAATCCAAAACTTCCTGTTTTAACGTATGATGATTTAAAATTCAAAGAAGCGAATTTACATAAAGAACTCAAGGCATTTTATGGTAATTTGTATGGTAGTGGATCACCATTTAATTTAGCTGATTTTGGTTCTTTAAAAACAAAACTTCTTCCAACACATTACAAAGAGTTCTTCTCTTCTAATAAAAGGGGAAAATGTCCATTCTGTGGGATTAGAGATTTAAAAGGAATACATCATACAAAAAAGGAAGCATATGACCACTACATACCCAAAGGAAACTATCCTTTTAATAGTATAAATTTGAAAAACCTTGCACCTATGTGCAACGATTGTAATTCAAGTTATAAAGGAACTAAATCTATTATTGGTACAACAACAAATAGAAACAAAGCATTTTATCCATATGCAAATTCTCATCCTGCCATCACTGATTTTAAAATTACTATTGACTTAAAATCTAACAATATTCAAAATATAGAACCGAATGATTTAGTTTTGAAAATTGAATGTGCTGAATATGATGAGGAAATTGAAGCTTGGAAAAGAGTTTTTGGGATAGATGAGAGATACAAAGCACTAATATGTAATGAAAGCGAAGGGAACGTATGGTTTAACATGATTGTAGATGGATATAATAATGCTATTGCTCAAGGGTATTCTGGTTCAAAAAAAGATTTTTTAAATATGAAACTATTTGATACCAAGCACACACCATTATCAAGCTATGGTTTTATTAAAAGTGTTTTTTTAGAAAAATGTGATGAATTAGGTTTGTTCTAA
- a CDS encoding restriction system-associated AAA family ATPase, whose product MKLLRLKINQEEGFNSLFNGFEMNFLQSENEATVFNPYVLAGKNGSGKSNVLEALSEIFYHLDCIYLNNKPSYFDEEDENNSNSFDSKTSRVDAYELEYLTFITEGFPQLSNKKEEIHKAHIYISKQIGERPKIEWKNKDEFGVDELLSHQIKFLLPEYVVGYASGENETLSFPFFKSRFIQYDAYYSNLITESIIDPSPESSLIYVDKSYSQFILLANLLMNTNDDLEKDILSPFKEYVGIEAIDSFRLIIKTDILKEFEGEKYPLLKNLDFDVKREGKNTGSYLEKLKKCASTWYEEDNYEFYENEFNNSSFLILDYKVNQATIKAFQFHFENNPLKLFELFQLLLILEIHSVNQESKNNTYATENIFLSESINFRPIESKRVLNIKNFEIKKKGLEKNIYTKVLSDGEHQFLHSLGLCLLFKDTRSLFLLDEPETHFNPSWKAKFLSSLRFCFEQEEENSNQTMREMLITTHSPYLLSDSDSQYVQVFKKGEAPFHPDFQTFGTSVNTIGIKIFNMPNTIGKVAQKRITDYKEELEQIKSPENLELFISKVKSEMGESVERLLLLNDAYKKLK is encoded by the coding sequence ATGAAACTTTTAAGGCTTAAAATAAATCAAGAAGAAGGTTTCAATTCTTTGTTTAATGGTTTTGAAATGAACTTTCTACAATCAGAAAATGAAGCTACTGTCTTTAATCCTTATGTATTAGCAGGAAAAAATGGTAGTGGAAAATCTAATGTATTGGAAGCCTTATCAGAAATATTTTATCATTTAGATTGTATATATCTGAATAACAAACCTAGTTATTTTGACGAAGAAGATGAAAATAATTCTAATTCATTTGATTCCAAAACCTCGAGAGTTGATGCGTATGAACTCGAATACTTAACGTTTATTACAGAAGGATTCCCACAACTATCAAATAAAAAAGAAGAGATACATAAAGCCCATATTTACATTTCTAAACAAATTGGAGAACGACCAAAAATAGAATGGAAAAACAAGGACGAATTTGGAGTTGATGAACTATTAAGTCATCAAATAAAGTTTCTATTGCCAGAATATGTTGTGGGTTATGCTTCTGGTGAAAATGAAACTTTAAGTTTCCCTTTCTTCAAAAGTCGTTTTATCCAGTATGATGCCTATTACAGTAATTTGATTACAGAATCTATAATAGACCCAAGTCCTGAAAGTTCTTTAATCTATGTAGATAAATCATATAGTCAATTTATTTTATTGGCTAATTTACTGATGAATACCAATGATGATTTAGAAAAGGACATTTTATCTCCTTTTAAAGAATATGTAGGTATTGAAGCAATAGATTCCTTTCGATTAATCATTAAAACAGACATTCTAAAAGAATTTGAAGGCGAAAAATATCCACTATTAAAGAACTTAGATTTTGATGTAAAAAGAGAAGGAAAAAACACAGGTTCTTATTTAGAAAAATTAAAAAAATGTGCTTCAACTTGGTATGAAGAAGACAACTATGAATTTTATGAAAATGAATTTAATAATAGTAGTTTTCTTATTCTAGATTATAAAGTAAATCAGGCTACGATTAAAGCATTTCAATTTCATTTTGAAAACAATCCGTTAAAGCTTTTTGAACTATTTCAGCTTCTTTTAATATTAGAAATACATTCTGTAAACCAAGAAAGTAAAAACAACACTTATGCTACTGAGAATATATTTTTAAGTGAATCTATAAACTTTAGACCTATTGAATCTAAAAGAGTATTGAATATCAAGAATTTTGAAATCAAGAAAAAAGGTTTAGAAAAGAATATTTACACCAAGGTCCTTTCAGATGGAGAACATCAATTTTTGCATTCTCTTGGCTTGTGTTTATTATTTAAAGATACACGAAGTTTGTTTTTGCTAGATGAGCCTGAAACACATTTTAATCCAAGTTGGAAAGCTAAATTTTTATCGAGTTTACGTTTTTGTTTTGAGCAAGAAGAAGAGAATAGTAATCAAACTATGCGAGAAATGTTAATTACAACACATTCTCCATATTTGCTATCAGATAGTGATTCTCAATATGTTCAAGTTTTTAAAAAAGGAGAGGCTCCTTTTCATCCAGACTTTCAAACTTTTGGAACTTCAGTAAATACTATAGGAATCAAAATATTCAATATGCCCAATACGATTGGTAAGGTAGCACAAAAGCGAATTACCGATTATAAAGAAGAACTGGAACAAATTAAATCCCCAGAAAATTTAGAGTTATTTATTTCAAAAGTGAAATCCGAAATGGGCGAATCAGTAGAGCGTTTATTACTATTAAATGATGCTTATAAAAAATTAAAATAA
- a CDS encoding restriction endonuclease subunit S, producing MIQKLGEICDFHSGNAWKSSKFKDKGIPIIRINNMKPNATDFKYWDWDEPYDPKFFVEEGDILVSLSGTIKTYKWVGEKALLNQRIVRVTAKENINIDWVYYQLSNVIVRISDKGKNAVIKNVSVTELKKYKVDVPDLPTQNKIVSLLDKASALVQKREKSIALLDELLRAQFLKMFGDPVFNPKGWEMMPISKVINEMKGGWSIGGENRSLKENEIGVLKISAVTSGIFKENEFKAVSKDKIKRQLVFPKKGDLLFSRANTKEMVGSTCLVPKDYDYLFLPDKLWKLIPNKDLINTVFLKPVLSNKGVRMEISKLATGTGGSMKNISKAKLNKMEVIVPPIELQNQFESIYHNIQGQKESLTQSKTALEHLFNSLIQESFKGKIETPKEEVKKKDSIMSEIKKQEGEKVDITNLDLATYLGIPDEITSTQEKWIFDLMSLDEFYQFLLKDNFTKEELFTLQDIEEKLHHFFYHGGDMDFPNASWQQIIFKFLEAKPPLLEQIFEEETATVKLKLTDETFKA from the coding sequence ATGATACAGAAATTAGGTGAAATATGTGATTTTCATTCTGGAAATGCTTGGAAATCTTCTAAGTTTAAAGATAAAGGTATCCCTATTATTAGAATAAATAATATGAAGCCCAACGCAACTGATTTTAAATATTGGGATTGGGATGAGCCTTATGATCCAAAATTTTTTGTTGAAGAAGGTGATATTTTAGTTAGTCTTTCAGGTACTATTAAAACTTATAAATGGGTTGGAGAAAAGGCATTATTAAATCAGCGAATAGTAAGAGTTACAGCTAAAGAAAATATAAATATCGATTGGGTGTATTATCAATTATCCAATGTAATAGTAAGAATTTCTGATAAAGGAAAGAATGCTGTTATAAAAAATGTTTCAGTAACTGAATTAAAAAAGTATAAAGTTGATGTTCCTGATCTTCCAACTCAGAACAAAATAGTATCCTTATTAGACAAAGCCAGTGCTTTGGTACAAAAAAGAGAAAAAAGCATTGCCTTGTTAGATGAGTTGTTAAGAGCTCAGTTTTTGAAGATGTTTGGGGATCCTGTTTTTAACCCTAAAGGGTGGGAGATGATGCCTATTTCAAAAGTTATAAATGAGATGAAAGGAGGTTGGAGTATTGGAGGTGAAAATAGAAGTTTAAAAGAAAATGAGATAGGAGTACTAAAGATTAGTGCTGTTACTTCTGGTATTTTTAAAGAAAATGAATTTAAGGCTGTTTCAAAGGATAAAATAAAAAGGCAATTAGTATTTCCAAAGAAAGGTGATTTACTCTTCTCAAGAGCAAATACTAAAGAAATGGTTGGAAGTACATGCCTTGTTCCTAAAGATTATGATTATTTATTCTTACCTGACAAGCTGTGGAAGTTGATTCCAAATAAAGATTTAATTAACACAGTTTTTCTAAAACCTGTTTTGAGCAATAAAGGAGTTAGAATGGAAATATCAAAACTTGCTACTGGAACTGGTGGCTCCATGAAAAATATCTCCAAAGCAAAATTAAATAAAATGGAGGTTATTGTTCCCCCAATCGAACTCCAGAACCAATTCGAAAGCATTTACCACAACATACAAGGGCAAAAAGAAAGTTTAACCCAATCTAAAACAGCCTTAGAACACTTGTTCAATAGTTTGATTCAAGAATCTTTTAAAGGAAAAATAGAAACTCCAAAAGAAGAAGTTAAAAAAAAAGACTCGATTATGTCTGAAATAAAAAAGCAAGAAGGTGAAAAAGTAGATATCACGAATCTTGATTTGGCAACTTATCTAGGTATTCCAGATGAAATTACATCTACACAAGAAAAATGGATTTTTGATTTAATGAGCCTTGATGAATTTTATCAATTCTTATTAAAAGACAATTTCACTAAAGAGGAATTATTTACACTTCAGGATATAGAAGAAAAACTACATCATTTCTTTTATCACGGAGGAGATATGGATTTCCCGAATGCCAGTTGGCAGCAAATAATTTTCAAGTTTTTGGAAGCAAAACCACCATTGTTAGAACAAATATTTGAAGAAGAAACTGCAACCGTTAAACTTAAACTAACAGATGAAACTTTTAAGGCTTAA
- a CDS encoding type I restriction-modification system subunit M has translation MLQNNPKLKSLIVSLWNTFWSGGIANPITAIEQITYLLFIKRLDELESKRERDAKWTGEAYESKFDGEYTPWIDESLYRPNPDASNSEKEVLYKKREEALKPRSKKELKWSFFKLLPADEMLLHFRNNVFPVIKDLNDETSSFTKYMKNAVFIIEKPSLLVEAVKKVDEIFIEIEEDAKDGKQAFQDIQGDVYEMLLKEIATAGKNGQFRTPRHLIKLLAELTEPKLGDKIADPACGTGGFLLGAYQYILSDLVRNKEPELLVEDEDGFMRASISSVLTEENKQILNDSFYGFDIDTTMVRLGLMNLMMHGIDNPHIEYKDSLSKNYNETGDYDIVLANPPFTGKLDKGDVNPDLGIDTGATELLFLARISKMLRSGGKAAVIIPEGVLFGSSSAQKATREILLKDNQLEAVISLPAGAFKPYTGVKTAILVFTKVEEDSKTWHTDKVWFYALENDGYSLDDSRRKLKENPLPIVKSEFTDRKTTKYPDRKNHFFVPLAEIQENDLDLSYNRYKEFEYIEQSYEPPKVILAKLLEMEKGILADMQELNHLIG, from the coding sequence ATGTTACAAAACAATCCTAAATTAAAATCTTTAATTGTAAGCCTTTGGAATACCTTCTGGAGTGGGGGTATTGCTAATCCAATTACTGCAATTGAGCAAATCACTTACCTACTCTTTATTAAAAGATTAGACGAGCTTGAAAGCAAAAGAGAACGTGATGCAAAATGGACAGGAGAAGCATACGAGTCTAAATTTGATGGTGAATACACACCTTGGATAGACGAAAGTTTATACAGACCAAACCCTGATGCCTCAAACTCCGAAAAAGAAGTCTTATACAAAAAACGTGAGGAAGCTTTAAAACCTAGATCTAAAAAGGAGTTAAAATGGAGTTTCTTTAAATTATTGCCAGCAGATGAGATGTTATTACATTTTAGAAATAATGTATTTCCTGTAATAAAAGATTTAAATGATGAAACCTCTTCTTTTACAAAGTACATGAAGAATGCCGTTTTTATTATTGAAAAACCTTCTTTATTGGTGGAAGCAGTAAAAAAAGTAGATGAAATTTTCATTGAAATTGAAGAGGATGCTAAAGATGGAAAACAAGCTTTTCAAGACATACAAGGAGATGTATATGAGATGTTGTTGAAAGAAATTGCCACAGCAGGTAAAAACGGACAATTTCGTACACCAAGGCATCTAATTAAATTATTAGCAGAATTAACAGAACCTAAATTAGGGGATAAAATTGCAGATCCTGCTTGTGGTACAGGTGGTTTTTTATTAGGGGCATACCAATACATTTTAAGTGATTTGGTACGTAATAAAGAACCTGAATTATTAGTAGAAGATGAAGACGGATTTATGCGTGCTTCTATTTCTTCTGTATTAACAGAAGAAAACAAACAAATACTAAACGATAGTTTTTATGGTTTTGATATAGATACCACGATGGTACGTTTGGGCTTAATGAACTTAATGATGCATGGGATAGATAACCCACATATTGAATACAAAGATTCCTTAAGTAAAAATTACAATGAAACGGGAGATTACGACATTGTATTAGCAAATCCTCCATTTACGGGTAAGCTAGACAAAGGAGATGTGAATCCAGACTTAGGTATAGACACAGGTGCTACTGAACTATTGTTTTTAGCTCGTATTTCTAAAATGTTACGCTCTGGTGGGAAGGCTGCTGTAATAATACCAGAAGGGGTTTTGTTTGGTAGCTCTAGCGCTCAAAAAGCAACTCGAGAAATTTTACTAAAAGACAACCAACTAGAAGCCGTTATTTCTTTGCCTGCAGGAGCATTTAAGCCTTATACGGGTGTAAAAACCGCTATTTTGGTATTTACCAAAGTAGAAGAAGATAGTAAAACTTGGCACACCGATAAAGTATGGTTTTATGCTTTAGAAAATGATGGCTACAGTTTAGATGATAGCAGAAGAAAATTAAAAGAAAATCCTTTACCAATAGTTAAAAGTGAATTTACAGACAGAAAAACAACAAAATATCCTGATCGTAAAAATCATTTTTTCGTACCACTTGCCGAAATACAAGAAAACGACTTAGACCTAAGCTACAACCGATATAAAGAATTTGAATACATTGAGCAAAGCTACGAACCACCTAAAGTAATTTTAGCCAAATTACTGGAGATGGAAAAAGGTATTTTAGCAGATATGCAAGAACTAAATCACTTGATAGGATGA
- a CDS encoding DEAD/DEAH box helicase family protein, with protein sequence MNESTTRKELIDVQLKQAGWDVNDYTQVVEEYVVDLKVSESTDKYLNSQFSDYVLLGKNGKPLAVVEAKKSSKDANTGREQAKQYCYNIQKQTNDILPFCFYTNGHDIFFWDLENAPPRKVVGYPTREDLERYLYIRQAKKPLTSEFINTNVAGRGYQLRAIRSVMDGLEQKRRTFLIVMATGTGKTRTTIALVEALMRAGWAEKVLFLVDRIALRDQALEAFKEHLPNEPRWPKLGEKSISKDRRVYVSTYPTMLNIVRDDKETLSPHFFDLIVVDESHRSIYNTYKEVLDYFNTITVGLTATPTDVIDHNTFKIFDCEDGLPSFAYTYEEAVNNIPPYLCNFQVMKIKTKFQSEGISKRTVSLEDQKRLILEGKEIAEVNFEGTELEKKVTNKGTNTLIVKEFMEESIKDSNGVLPGKTIFFCTSIPHARRIEGIFDQLFPEFNGELAKVMVSDDSRVYGKGGLLDQFKNKDFPRVAISVDMLDTGIDIRELVNLVFAKPVYSYTKFWQMIGRGTRLLEPTNMKSWCTKKDAFLILDCWDNFEYFKLKPKGKELKQATPIPVKLFSLRLEKLNLAIEADNIEIQVEEAIRLQNQIELLPLNSIVVKDNSSAVVKVNDSIFWKDLTLEKLEYLKTEIEPLMRTISGVDYKAMRFEKDVLEVSLAKLKNEEVKYVMLKDALIERISDLPLSLNVVLKEQSLIKETQRVHFWSNINEEKLNNLIDKLSPLARYIDNRDLNTGPAKFNFEDELISKEMVEFGPENEAVSITRYREMVEEKVRELTESNPILKKIKEGISITEDEVGLLAKELHEENPHITIGLLQRVYQNRRAKFIQFIKHILGLEVLETFNESVANAFNTFITEHSNLSSRQLQFLDILKKYILEKGNLEKKNLIESPFTMIHPEGIRGVFSMKEINDILQLTNKILAA encoded by the coding sequence ATGAATGAGTCAACAACTAGGAAAGAACTAATAGATGTTCAGTTAAAACAAGCTGGATGGGATGTTAACGATTATACTCAAGTTGTAGAAGAGTATGTAGTTGATCTAAAAGTAAGTGAATCAACAGATAAATACCTTAATAGCCAGTTTTCAGATTATGTGTTGTTAGGTAAAAACGGTAAACCTTTAGCAGTAGTCGAAGCTAAAAAAAGTTCTAAAGATGCAAATACTGGCCGTGAACAAGCAAAACAATACTGTTACAATATTCAAAAGCAAACAAACGATATCTTACCATTTTGTTTTTATACCAACGGTCACGACATATTCTTTTGGGATTTAGAAAATGCTCCACCTAGAAAAGTTGTTGGTTATCCAACGAGAGAGGATTTAGAAAGATATTTATACATAAGACAAGCAAAAAAGCCACTAACAAGTGAGTTTATAAATACAAATGTTGCAGGTAGAGGTTATCAGCTTAGAGCTATCCGTTCTGTGATGGATGGTTTGGAACAAAAAAGACGTACGTTTTTAATCGTAATGGCAACGGGTACGGGTAAAACCAGAACGACCATTGCTTTAGTAGAGGCTTTGATGAGAGCGGGGTGGGCAGAAAAAGTATTGTTTTTAGTAGATAGAATTGCATTAAGAGATCAAGCTTTAGAAGCCTTTAAAGAGCATTTACCTAATGAGCCTAGATGGCCTAAATTAGGTGAGAAAAGTATTTCTAAAGATAGAAGAGTCTACGTGTCAACATACCCAACTATGCTTAATATTGTTAGAGATGATAAAGAAACCTTATCACCTCACTTTTTTGATTTGATAGTTGTTGATGAAAGCCATCGAAGTATATATAATACCTACAAAGAAGTTTTAGATTATTTCAATACAATTACGGTTGGCTTAACTGCCACTCCAACAGACGTAATTGATCATAACACGTTTAAAATATTTGATTGTGAAGATGGTTTGCCATCATTTGCATATACCTATGAAGAGGCTGTAAATAATATACCACCTTATTTGTGCAATTTTCAGGTAATGAAAATTAAAACTAAATTCCAATCGGAGGGAATAAGCAAAAGAACAGTTTCACTAGAAGATCAAAAAAGATTAATTCTAGAAGGTAAAGAGATTGCTGAAGTTAATTTTGAAGGAACTGAATTAGAAAAAAAAGTAACAAACAAAGGAACAAATACACTGATTGTAAAAGAATTTATGGAAGAATCCATAAAAGATTCAAATGGTGTACTACCTGGTAAAACAATATTCTTTTGTACAAGTATTCCTCATGCAAGGAGAATTGAAGGGATTTTTGATCAATTATTTCCAGAGTTCAATGGTGAATTGGCCAAAGTAATGGTTTCCGATGATTCTCGTGTTTATGGAAAAGGTGGATTGTTAGACCAGTTTAAAAATAAAGATTTCCCTAGAGTTGCTATCAGTGTAGATATGTTAGATACAGGTATTGATATTAGAGAGTTGGTGAATTTAGTTTTTGCGAAACCAGTATATTCTTATACCAAATTTTGGCAAATGATTGGTAGAGGAACTAGATTGTTAGAACCCACGAATATGAAATCTTGGTGTACCAAAAAAGATGCTTTTTTAATCTTAGATTGTTGGGATAATTTTGAATATTTTAAACTAAAACCAAAAGGGAAGGAACTAAAACAAGCAACGCCAATACCAGTAAAGTTATTTAGTTTAAGATTAGAAAAATTGAACTTAGCCATCGAAGCTGATAATATAGAAATTCAGGTTGAAGAAGCGATAAGATTACAAAACCAAATAGAACTATTACCTTTAAATTCTATTGTTGTTAAAGATAACAGTAGTGCAGTTGTAAAAGTAAATGATTCTATTTTTTGGAAAGATTTAACTTTAGAAAAACTAGAATATCTCAAAACGGAAATAGAACCCCTGATGCGTACAATTTCAGGTGTAGATTACAAAGCAATGAGGTTTGAAAAGGATGTTTTAGAAGTTTCTTTAGCAAAATTAAAAAATGAAGAAGTAAAGTATGTCATGTTAAAAGATGCTTTAATTGAACGTATTTCTGATTTACCATTATCTTTAAATGTAGTTTTAAAAGAACAATCACTTATCAAAGAAACGCAAAGAGTACATTTTTGGTCTAATATCAACGAAGAAAAATTAAATAATCTAATAGATAAATTGTCTCCTTTAGCTAGGTACATCGATAATAGAGACCTAAATACAGGGCCTGCTAAATTTAATTTTGAAGATGAATTGATTTCAAAAGAAATGGTGGAGTTTGGACCAGAAAATGAAGCGGTTAGTATTACTCGTTATAGAGAAATGGTGGAGGAAAAAGTAAGAGAATTAACAGAGTCAAATCCCATACTAAAAAAAATCAAAGAGGGTATTTCAATTACAGAAGATGAAGTAGGTCTACTAGCTAAAGAGTTACACGAAGAAAACCCACATATAACAATAGGTTTATTACAAAGAGTCTATCAAAACAGAAGAGCAAAATTCATACAGTTTATAAAACACATTTTGGGTCTTGAGGTATTAGAAACATTTAATGAAAGTGTTGCCAATGCTTTTAATACATTTATTACAGAACATAGTAATTTATCCAGCCGACAACTTCAGTTTTTAGATATTTTAAAAAAATACATTCTAGAAAAAGGAAACCTAGAAAAGAAAAACTTAATAGAATCACCTTTTACAATGATTCATCCCGAAGGAATAAGAGGAGTGTTTTCTATGAAAGAAATAAACGATATATTACAATTAACAAATAAAATATTAGCAGCATAA